The Falco peregrinus isolate bFalPer1 chromosome 1, bFalPer1.pri, whole genome shotgun sequence genome has a window encoding:
- the ITPRIP gene encoding inositol 1,4,5-trisphosphate receptor-interacting protein, translating into MPMGIFRVCLVVITAIVNHPLLFPKENGTIPENAEEIIQKMKEREESLRLEKLRLEQEIAEQEATHKALEKAEVIVEESKEGKVQWDMWTALSMVIFLLIELWRQDFQEGNWQDTGGEEDDMAVLGKAFKGVAFPDKAILASFYEKRILGTTGDMARMREMVEGFADDLLEALRSVCNRDADMEVEDCMGVGSMYENWRVRKPFVCDLIVPFAPPEPYCFQSQTWCSGDSFPPDEQGYGTIKVCRADEDVTGCICDKTKLGEDMLCLLHSQANTTRLSSEMEDLLCFKNTQYLDADQVMKWFQIAVTKAWNRISHKYEFDLSFSLLDSPGALKIKFRSGKSIAFNLTPVVQYENSDVYFISHFPRSGLATDLSSSTHWFLTFAVYERRFIQLVSKTLPVNACHVSCLQILSFLHGKQCSLTGPSGLTNYHLKTVMLHLLQARPSQDWVPEKLEARLQDMLKFLEKCLHEKKLYHFFIGNGKVPAELGFPIIFQRAEPLNLFRPFVLHRDIYRKTVDTFHEMLRNTSALINEYTMHIPLAQTNGIHKESL; encoded by the coding sequence ATGCCCATGGGAATCTTCCGGGTGTGCCTAGTGGTGATTACAGCTATCGTCAACCACCCGCTCCTCTTCCCTAAAGAGAATGGCACCATCCCTGAGAATGCAGAAGAAATCATCCAGAAGATGAAGGAGCGGGAGGAGAGCCTTCGGCTGGAGAAGTTGCGCTTAGAGCAGGAAATTGCAGAGCAGGAAGCCACACATAAGGCTCTGGAAAAGGCTGAAGTGATAGTAGAGGAAAGCAAAGAGGGAAAAGTCCAATGGGATATGTGGACTGCCCTTTCCATGGTCATCTTCCTGCTGATTGAGCTCTGGAGGCAGGATTTCCAGGAAGGGAATTGGCAGGAcacaggaggagaagaggaTGACATGGCTGTCCTGGGGAAAGCATTTAAAGGAGTGGCCTTCCCTGACAAGGCCATCTTGGCCAGCTTCTATGAGAAGCGCATCTTGGGTACCACTGGAGACATGGCCAGGATGCGGGAGATGGTGGAAGGCTTTGCAGATGACTTGCTGGAGGCCTTGAGGAGTGTTTGCAACCGAGATGCTGACATGGAAGTGGAGGACTGCATGGGTGTGGGGAGCATGTATGAAAATTGGAGGGTGCGTAAACCTTTTGTCTGTGATCTGATAGTGCCTTTTGCCCCACCAGAGCCATACTGTTTTCAGTCCCAGACCTGGTGCTCTGGTGATTCTTTTCCCCCCGATGAGCAAGGTTATGGCACTATCAAGGTATGCAGGGCAGATGAGGATGTGACAGGTTGCATCTGTGACAAGACTAAACTAGGGGAAGATATGCTGTGCCTCCTCCATAGCCAAGCCAATACTACCAGGCTCAGCAGTGAGATGGAAGACCTCTTGTGTTTCAAAAATACACAATATCTGGATGCTGACCAAGTCATGAAGTGGTTCCAGATTGCAGTCACCAAGGCCTGGAACAGAATCTCCCACAAGTATGAATTTGACCTTTCTTTCAGCCTCCTGGACTCACCAGGAGCCCTGAAGATAAAATTTAGATCAGGGAAATCGATTGCCTTCAATCTCACCCCTGTGGTGCAGTATGAGAACTCTGATGTTTACTTCATCTCTCATTTCCCTCGAAGTGGCCTGGCAACAGACCTCTCCTCCAGCACTCACTGGTTTCTCACCTTCGCAGTGTATGAGAGGAGGTTCATCCAGCTGGTCTCCAAAACACTGCCTGTCAACGCCTGCCATGTCAGCTGCCTGCAgatcctctccttcctccatgGGAAGCAGTGCAGCCTCACAGGTCCAAGCGGGCTTACCAACTACCACCTGAAGACAGTGATGCTGCATCTCCTGCAGGCACGTCCCAGTCAGGACTGGGTCCCAGAGAAGCTGGAGGCCCGTCTACAGGACATGCTGAAATTCCTGGAGAAATGTTTGCATGAAAAGAAGCTCTATCACTTCTTCATTGGCAATGGGAAGgtaccagcagagctgggcttcCCCATCATATTCCAGAGGGCTGAGCCTCTCAACCTTTTCCGTCCCTTTGTGCTACACAGGGACATTTACAGGAAGACAGTGGACACGTTCCACGAGATGCTCAGGAACACGTCTGCACTGATAAATGAGTACACGATGCACATTCCCCTTGCACAAACCAATGGAATCCATAAGGAATCCCTTTAA